In the genome of Quercus robur chromosome 3, dhQueRobu3.1, whole genome shotgun sequence, one region contains:
- the LOC126717634 gene encoding probable E3 ubiquitin-protein ligase ARI5, whose translation MDSEDYLYDSDADDYYYYYSDKDYNNEDNKVEQEEEKKMDNIAIGDYDGESRSNKKAKQSYVVLKESDIQQRQENDIAEVSNVLSISKAAATVLLLQYKWSVCDVQDEWFADEERVRKKVGLFEKPVFLLPKKLRKVELTCSICYENVRVSMMGWVSCGHPFCRECWEKYVSVAIEDGVGCLTLRCPEPRCNAVVDRDSIDLLAKKEDKERYSQYLLRSYIESNKKYKWCPGADCKYAVEFCEGGDKEYYDICCHCSNSFCWNCMDDAHRPVDCETVAKWQLKNSSEAENTAWMLVNTKPCPKCGKPIEKNQGCMHMTCRKPCGHEFCWMCLGTWKEHGQMTGGFYACNTFQKNKVEGKYNEAEDIRKRAKKHLEKYTHYYERWAGNESSRKQAVNDLKHMQKDYMGRLSDLRGATEAELKFITEAWLQIIECRRVLKWTYAYGYYLPDDGDKKAKSKRGFFEYLQGEAESNLERLHHCSEKDIHDYLDKKCPDEEFNNFRAKLSGLTTVTRNYFENLVKALENGLEDANSQEACSKIKSRTPIKRGRTKGKRRR comes from the coding sequence ATGGACTCCGAGGATTACCTGTACGACAGTGACGCTGATGACTACTATTACTATTACAGCGACAAAGACTACAACAACGAGGATAACAAGGtagaacaagaagaagagaaaaaaatggatAACATAGCTATTGGAGACTACGACGGTGAGTCAAGAAGTAACAAGAAGGCAAAACAAAGTTACGTTGTATTGAAAGAATCAGATATTCAACAACGTCAAGAGAACGACATAGCCGAGGTATCCAATGTTCTTTCCATATCAAAAGCTGCCGCAACGGTGCTTCTACTTCAGTACAAATGGAGCGTGTGTGACGTTCAAGATGAGTGGTTTGCTGATGAAGAGAGAGTTAGAAAAAAAGTAGGTTTGTTTGAAAAACCGGTTTTCTTGCTGCCCAAGAAACTTAGAAAAGTTGAACTAACTTGTTCTATATGTTATGAGAATGTCCGCGTCTCtatgatgggttgggttagttGTGGTCATCCGTTTTGTAGGGAGTGTTGGGAGAAGTATGTGAGTGTGGCGATTGAGGATGGGGTTGGATGTTTGACATTGAGATGTCCTGAACCGCGCTGTAACGCTGTGGTGGATCGTGATTCAATTGATTTGCTTGCTAAAAAGGAAGATAAGGAAAGGTATTCACAGTATTTGTTAAGGTCTTATATTGAGAGTAATAAGAAATATAAGTGGTGTCCAGGGGCGGATTGCAAGTACGCGGTGGAGTTTTGTGAAGGAGGTGACAAAGAGTACTATGATATTTGTTGCCATTGTAGCAATAGCTTTTGTTGGAATTGTATGGATGATGCGCATAGGCCAGTGGATTGTGAGACTGTGGCTAAGTGGCAATTAAAGAATAGTTCTGAGGCTGAGAATACAGCATGGATGTTAGTCAATACAAAGCCATGTCCAAAGTGTGGAAAACCCATTGAGAAGAACCAAGGGTGCATGCACATGACGTGCCGGAAACCTTGTGGACATGAGTTTTGCTGGATGTGCCTTGGAACATGGAAAGAGCATGGTCAAATGACAGGTGGGTTCTATGCTTGTAATACATTCCAGAAGAACAAGGTAGAGGGAAAGTATAATGAGGCTGAAGATATCAGAAAAAGAGCTAAGAAGCATTTGGAAAAGTATACTCATTATTATGAGAGATGGGCAGGCAACGAATCATCAAGGAAACAAGCTGTTAATGATTTAAAGCATATGCAAAAGGACTACATGGGAAGACTTAGTGACCTACGAGGGGCAACTGAGGCTGAGCTTAAGTTCATTACAGAGGCCTGGCTGCAGATAATTGAATGTAGGAGAGTGCTTAAGTGGACATATGCATATGGGTATTACCTACCTGATGATGGAGACAAGAAAGCAAAATCAAAAAGGGGGTTCTTTGAGTACTTGCAAGGGGAGGCAGAGTCTAATTTGGAAAGGCTTCATCATTGTTCAGAGAAGGATATACATGACTACCTCGACAAAAAGTGTCCAGACGAAGAATTCAACAATTTCCGAGCAAAGCTATCCGGGCTTACCACAGTGACAAGGAATTACTTTGA
- the LOC126717633 gene encoding L-type lectin-domain containing receptor kinase IX.1-like, producing the protein MPNGSLDSHLFGAKIMLKWPVRYKIAEGLASAILYLHEEWEQCVVHRDIKSSNIMLDSNFNAKLGDFGLARLVDHELGLQTTVLAGTMGYLAPECFTTGTASKESDVYSFGVVCLEIACGRKPVDPRAGPSKVRLVEWVWDLYGNGQLLEAVDERLGMEFDEGQIKSLMVVGLWCCHPDPTSRPSIRQVIHVLNFEASLPNLPSKLPVPMYVGPPMDLCKLSNASSGFTKSKDQTQCSCSSCSTNSSMSTGPSKPLLYSSKAEVELASTMH; encoded by the coding sequence ATGCCTAATGGAAGTCTTGATTCTCATCTATTTGGAGCAAAGATTATGCTGAAATGGCCAGTAAGGTATAAAATAGCCGAGGGATTGGCTTCTGCAATACTCTACCTTCATGAAGAGTGGGAACAATGTGTAGTGCACAGAGATATAAAGTCTAGCAATATCATGTTGGATTCGAACTTCAATGCCAAACTTGGCGATTTTGGCCTTGCAAGACTCGTAGATCATGAGTTGGGCTTACAAACAACTGTTTTAGCTGGGACCATGGGCTACCTTGCCCCGGAGTGTTTCACCACTGGCACAGCTTCTAAGGAAtctgatgtttatagttttgggGTGGTTTGTCTTGAAATTGCATGTGGAAGAAAGCCAGTCGATCCACGTGCGGGACCAAGCAAGGTTAGGCTAGTAGAGTGGGTGTGGGATCTCTATGGAAATGGTCAACTCCTTGAAGCCGTTGATGAAAGATTAGGTATGGAATTTGATGAAGGGCAAATAAAGAGCTTGATGGTGGTTGGATTGTGGTGTTGTCATCCTGATCCCACTAGCAGGCCCTCTATAAGGCAAGTAATACACGTTCTTAATTTTGAAGCTTCTTTGCCCAACCTTCCATCAAAGTTGCCAGTGCCAATGTATGTTGGGCCCCCAATGGACCTATGTAAATTATCCAATGCTTCATCGGGTTTCACCAAATCTAAAGATCAAACGCAATGTTCATGTAGTAGTTGTTCTACTAATTCGTCTATGTCAACTGGTCCAAGCAAACCTCTTCTATATTCAAGCAAAGCTGAAGTGGAGTTAGCTTCAACCATGCATTAA
- the LOC126719459 gene encoding uncharacterized protein LOC126719459, which yields MDSAKQRIRAAAARQKEERKAKEAGGEASSTPTAVAKVAKRKPDGSDGRPSKKPAVTPSVEPLKEKSPPTSGHGAGKGVMTSAGPVTEGPCRLLTHKEYAVGEVESLIKPTDMEPCDQVGTEDLGASALFDLSRALVRVKALRDRCVAKEGVVSRVRSHNKNLLNQQAQYKEAVRLLNQELQEVKEKLTTISGENVKLQGEVTALEEKLQTAGADAIGHFKTSQSFIDSCGQYYGTGFDDCLRQVASAFPELDLSGILMDDGDDVSLQPEPTPERDGSVVLAQPAANPTASDSPTVIVDVEDHQADGNPADAPPA from the exons ATGGATTCTGCGAAGCAAAGGATACGGGCTGCCGCAGCTCGTCAGAAGGAGGAGAGGAAGGCCAAGGAAGCAGGGGGGGAAGCCTCGTCAACCCCCACGGCCGTCGCCAAAGTGGCGAAGAGGAAACCTGACGGGAGTGACGGCCGTCCCTCAAAAAAGCCTGCCGTCACTCCGTCAGTCGAACCATTGAAGGAAAAGTCCCCTCCGACGTCTGGCCATGGTGCGGGAAAGGGGGTGATGACTTCTGCTGGTCCCGTCACTGAGGGTCCGTGCCGTCTCCTAACCCACAAAGAATATGCCGTCGGGGAGGTTGAGTCCCTGATAAAACCAACGGACATGGAGCCCTGTGATCAAGTAGGGACGGAGGATTTAGGGGCGTCGGCCCTCTTTGATCTCTCCAGG gccttggttcgtgtCAAAGCCCTCCGTGACCGTTGCGTGGCGAAGGAGGGGGTCGTCAGTCGAGTTCGCAGCCATAACAAGAACTTGCTGAATCAGCAGGCTCAGTATAAGGAAGCCGTCCGTCTTCTTAACCAGGAGCTGCAGGAAGTCAAGGAGAAACTGACGACGATCAGTGGCGAGAACGTCAAGCTCCAAGGAGAGGTGACGGCTCTGGAGGAGAAGTTACAGACGGCGGGGGCTGACGCGATTGGACACTTCAAAACGTCGCAGTCATTTATTGACTCATGTGGTCAATATTACGGCACTGGGTTTGATGACTGCCTTCGACAGGTCGCGTCGGCCTTCCCAGAGCTGGACTTATCTGGGATTTTAATGGATGATGGAGACGACGTCTCTCTTCAGCCAGAACCCACTCCGGAGCGTGACGGCTCGGTAGTCCTGGCTCAGCCTGCTGCTAATCCTACAGCTTCAGATTCTCCAACCGTTATCGTGGATGTTGAAGATCATCAGGCTGACGGAAATCCTGCTGACGCTCCTCCTGCTTAA